The Ziziphus jujuba cultivar Dongzao chromosome 1, ASM3175591v1 genome segment TCAGCACCAAGAATCAAAGATTCGCAAAGCAAATTTTCCCACCTCTCAAACACTTCTTTAGGAACAATGGAGCTACAAGATTCCGGCTCCAACACACCGTTACATTTGAGATCAGGACACTCTACCTTTAAGATATTGTCCTGAATCTTTGTTGCTACGTATTTGGCAACGCAATCGTTGCAAAATGAATGAGAACAGCTGGTAATTCTCAACATTTCTCCACCAGGTTTTGCATCCATGCATATCAAACACAACTCAGGAGGAGAAGAATCTTGTCCATgagaggaagaagatgatgattgaCCAGTTTCCATGCATTTAGCGTTCTTTGATCTATCCGGGGCTGCTGATCCACTTGTTGTTGAAGTTTTTAGAGAGATTGCTGAGGACACGAGGGCCTCTTGGATCTGAAGCTGTTCTGCATATTTCTCGTCTGAGATTGGGAATAACTCATTCTCATCAAAGAGTGCTGAGAAGTAAAATTCATCAACCACACCAGAACTTGCCGATCGTTCTCCTTCCATTTGTTTTTCCCTCGGTATGGACTTCTctttttctcctctctctttatttattcatttgttaATCAATCACAAATATAGGTATACAACTTTCCATGCAAATCTAGGAAGCTCAAAGGGGTGTCCTCCTATTGGATAAATACAGCCAAGCCAATCAATATATTTTGAccatttatcaaatatatatatatatatatatatttatccttgATAAGAGTAGTTTTGAAACTTAGCTTTAAAAGTTTGAAAGGTAATGCAAATTTATAACTTTGTTTTTCAGAAAgacttttaattaataaaatatgattttatattgTGTACAACTTAAAAAATAGTGCTTTTTTATCTAGTAAATCAAAACTGTATGGTTATTTTTAGATTATTATCAATAGTTTgacattatttttctaaattattataaattatttctaCTATTTGAAACTTGACCATGAAGAATCTTTATGCCTGCAGTGAAAAGCAGTATTCAAGTtctgaccaaaaataaaaaacatactgttcaattttttttcagaaCACACTATTCAAGttttatactctttttttttttttggttaattgcaCTGAAAGTAACTGTATTGTACTTTTGGTAAATTACGCATTAGACTCTCAAATTCAAAATATTCCATATTGGATCGTCAATTAACTGTTTTctcaatttatattaaaaaaaaaaaagatatgaaaattAGTCAATATTCTCAATTGAAATTaacactttttttgttttaatggtTTTATTATTAGATCAAGCCTATGaatacaaattaaaatgaaCATTTAAATATCCATATTAATAGAGGTGAGAtcttgtgtcaggacccgtccagaattccttccccggaaccctagacagccctgatcccagggaaaccctaccgaaccctccaacggaaaatccggcagaacctcccctaagggatttacttaccacaaattacctgcactgaaaacacacttctaacaacatccccttattcctcccacagactacaaattgtttccacaaatttcagcacttcaatataaatacagtaatccagtgcaaaataaatacaacaagagtgaaagaaatattacaactgcaataaaagaataaacgggtaatgccgaactaaaacagcgaggaagatcaagtccgctctggatgaacaccgacaacctggtacctagaggaacagaatttaagagtgtgagatgttaatcatctcagtgaatgaccctatctactatacaatataatatcacagtaataagtatataaataataattaattggaaataataatttctctcaaaacccttacaattctctcagttggaaaagttccccttttaaaacattttcacaaaaccctttattcatattccccgaaaaccaagacatcaaataaatatccgaacagtaataattaattttagttccaatacagttttaaaacattttatttttaaaacacagttccgaaaatcagttgatgcacccactatataccagtggcgccaacagtacccagcgtcccaaggtaccgccagacaggaggttatagaaagaaaccggcatacggtcgcgtggcgtcccactgcgctgctgctaacctggtgtcccggccaaaggggggtggcctaccctcatccgatggcaaccacaggacaacctcataatatcaaccgcgcgctactcacacccacctgcgcgctaatcacatcacctgtgcgctaatcacacccacctgcgcgctaatcacaatcgtgtgcacactaaccatatcacatataaacagaacaccagtacgtgcacggtgcatccaaaaaatcataaaatccacatatttaaattatataacaaatttcacatttttcataaacatagcgggcatagtccatccgcttgaacccggaaattctccgtaatttctttataatcaataccataaattccatgattttcaaatccaccaactcccaaatccatcaattcaaacatccacatttttccaagcataaataatttctcgaaatatcataatcaaatctcataatattccatgggcatattttataaaaattgaaatcaccaacataaccaaatattttctttgaaatatttgaaaaccaaatcatgcccaatttaacattaaaaccacaagaatttcaaattctcaaaaccataaaataatttcacatggcataaatttatataatgcacattttcttaaatccaataaattcacaaataattccacaataaatcaaataaatatttggcacatagaaattaaattccaaatatttaaatcacacataatatattcaccaattaaattcccaaaattaatttgaaggtgggtaactcacctggagcacgcaattaacccacgatccactacgggatcaattctacgactcaccggtgctcctagaacaaaattcacagacagtcaaataaattaatattttattcggataaataatatccggtacccgagggggtcaaacacaaacgatatctagaatttacgagttatataccgaatcaaagcttgagtgatgctgatcacagattcagtctcaatttccaaggatcgtacccgacggggtttcaatttcgccgggaagcttttcggatttcggctccacaattctcccaaaccgtcgcgaattggcggaaacggatgccggattcgggttcaggaggtcgaacacagcggactggagccgaCCGGAAAActaggtactcgccggaacagtactttccggcaaACCATCGCGGTCACctgcaaccgtcgccggcggcggcgcgtgcggtggccgttggtcgtgaaattttgcagacttgtagatcgtgaggagagcaatccaatgggactggcggtgagcaaaacggaggccggacggcggagaaatcaccgtttgaagatttccggcccctcaccggaaaacgctccgatcccggcgcgtcggtggtccgatggccgtgatttttggtgggtcggccggacttgaggagaggatgatgggtgtatggcgcgtgtagcCGGAAAATGGTCGGAAGTgagtcgatttgcggtggccggcggtggagggaaaaactcgccgccgaacttcggacgtccgatccgggcgcgtccggcggtcgttcaccgtgaaatttggaggttttgccggaaatgaggagggcaaccttgctggccggcgcgtgtacagtaactcagcaggaaaatttgaaaatctccggtggTCGGcggtctctttctctctcctctctgagaattttaacaaataaaaacccctgtgtgaccctgttcatgccacgtggaccaatcagaagctgacatgtggcatttcaatgttcatcgacccaaaaacattaaaatattacggtatccggtaaacttcaaacgtccataactttttaaccggatgtccgttttgagcgtgccgctagtctgtgaactcgtattgacgagcacttcacaaccatgtatgagtcaaagctcatttccccaaaaataaaaagtcaacttcggcaccccctggacagtttggaccgcaacttgtttcgtccatcactttcaaaccgtagcttcgttttcaacgtgctaccagtctacgaactcgtgccaacgtgtacttcataacggtgcctcagtcaacctagaattccgaccgggtcaaaaagtcaacttttgacccctttggtcaacggtcacctcggtcaacgtgcaaaaattccgacatggttcgggacggggtgttacatcttggcttctaattatttttgtttgtatgAATCATTaggataaattaattttttttattatttgctcTTGCTCAATATGACTTCTATATTGGAATTCAATCACtttaactttagtaaaataattattgatgatCAAGACACAACAATTTGCTTTGATTTTTTGATATGGGAATGTGGAGGTTGAATTCGAAACCACTGCGTAGAGAACAAGTGTAGCTTTGCCATTGTCGTGTTCCGGGACTAATTGGTTGTGTGATtaataatccaattttttttttttccttaatgagGCTGTAAATTTAATGTCGGAGGCTGTATTAAAGAAAAGAAGGGTCTAGGTAGAACACTCTGCAGCACTATAATTACATTATGGAAAATATTGACATGCTATAAATTTTTCTTGAAGGTTACATAGAAGAATGTCACTGGGTAAACGCAATGATGTGAAACCCCATGTTTTTCATCTTTCCTAATCATATCTTTGTTTTCATaggctatttatatatatatatatatatatatatatatatatatatatattttcaaaaccatATGATTTATTGAAagcactacttttttttttttcttttttgctgccAAAAACCATATGATTTATTGAAATcactagttttcttttttttttaacttccagAAAGGGAGCTCTATGGTGTCGGCAAGGGAGAGGGAAAAGCTAAACAAGCTCTGACCAAGGGGGAGCATTTTGCAAGGTGCGAGATGGTTTTAGCATAAACCAGTAGCAAGACCCTATTAAGGTAAGAGATGTCTTTCCTCCTCTGTTCTCATACCTCCCCTGTTTTTATGTTGCTAATTTGCCTTTAATGTGATAACTTCGTCCTTGCCATGAAACATAATTgtcatatttatatgtatatacatgtatatatatatatgtatatgtatgtgtatgtatTTGTGCTATGTGGTTTTCTACTTTGCCGAGAATGTCGAGAAAACCACACAACGAGGGGATACTTGTGGTTGGCACAATTGGCAGTACATTCTCCAGATCTGGACGAGGCTTTAGGACTCAAAATGCAGCTTTATTTAccgaaaataaataagtaatagctagaaaataaaaagcaataccatatttttattttatactattgAGGTATATGTTATTTTCATAACCATCAGAAGCTTCAATTAATGCCTCGTGGTTAACTAGCAATTAGTTTCTAACCAGATGTGGTTTCAGTTAGATTCAATGCCTTCCCTGCCTCTCTTTAAAAAGAGAAGAGGTTTCCAGGGAATTGTAGTCTGGGATTtcgttttctctctctaaagaaATATagagactctctctctctctctccgtttATCAAAATCTTACTTATACCTACAGCCTACAGCCTGTATACACCAGTTTTGCAAGAGTGAATGAGGAGGACACAGCTAACAATTATGTTTTTGCCTTTTCAATTTTTGGACATGTATGAAAAGGTGATTCGCGCAGTACACATCGACTTTTAATCAAATGAAGACAAAAAATAGGTAACCGACGAAAATCTGACCCAGAAAAACATGTTTCTTTAATTAAAGGACCAAGTTTCACTAAAACCTCAacactttatctttttttccccctcattgTGCTAATCCACATAGCTACAAGTGTTTCTCCTTCAGCAGAAAATGCCAATAAAGACCTGTAAAAGAGCAGTTCATATCATCAAATAAACATTACATTAATTGGCATATTAGAGAGGTTTAGAAGATGGCAACAACATGGTTTTACATCAACTTCTTGGCTTTAATTTCTCCAATATTACTGATCATTCTCAACCTTCCAAGCAGCTTTGGTGAAAAAAATCCAACCAGCTTGTTCATCTTCGGTGATTCACTTTATGATGCTGGAAACAACAACTACTTTCCCACTCCTTTACGACTAAACCACTGGCCTTATGGAGAAACCTATTTTCATTTCCCCACTGGTAGAGCTCCCAATGGCCGTTTGATTCCTGACTTTATTGGTAATGGATGCTAACCCGTTTTGTGCTATTTTGTTTAAATACTGGGtactataaaaaattgaattttttgcgtctatatatatgtacataaatatTTGTTTCAGCTGAGTATGCAAAATTGCCATTGATTCCACCATATTTGCAACCTGGAATCAGCTACAATTATGGTGTGAACTTTGCATCGTTAGGGGCTGGTGCTTTGCAGGAAACCAATAAGGGCTCTGTATGTGATCTAGCTAGATCATTATAATTGGACTTTTGCTTTCTAATTCcaggaattgttttttttttttttttccaatttcattTTATGTGCTTTCAGGTGATATCCCTTAATATTCAGCTAAGTTATTTCAAGAACGTGGAAAAGAATTTGAGGCACAAACTAGGTGGTGAAGAAGCCAAGAGATTTCTGTCCAAAGCTGTTTACATATTTAGCATCGGTACCAACGACTACAATTCAAAAACCACTCCAATTCCATTCCACTCTCAAGAAGAATTTGTCGGCATGGTGATAGGAAATTTGACAAATGTTATCAAAGTATGATACAAATATATTACCTTTTGTTATGCTTTCTACCTAGCCAATTAGACATTGAATCctactttatttttgtttcccaaATGTGTTGAAGCAATGCATACATTTTGATGggcactttttgtttttttaaataagggaATATACAATAAAGGAGAAGGAAATTTGGGATTCTAAACCTGGTTGCTAAAGGTTGTTTTCCAGTTGCCAGAGCACTTAGATCTGCAGGAAGTAAAGGTTCCTGCATGGATGAATTCTCAACAGCCCGGAAACTACACAATACAGCACTTTCCAAAGTCCTTGTGGAGCTGGAAAGGCGGCTCAAAGGTTTCAAATATTCAGAGACTGATTTCTATACTGCTTTCAGCGAAAGAATTAATAACCCATCAAAATATGGTATACTCATGGCACTCTGAGCTATCTAAtcagacaaagaaaaaaaaaaaaagaattttaattgTATGGTAAACCATGTATTCTGTGTAATAATGGattgtttttgaatttctttgtgAAGGTTTCAAGGAAGCAAAGACGGCATGTTGTGGCTCTGGTCCATACAGAGGACTTGGAGGGTGTGGAGGGAATAACAAGTATGAATTATGTGATACTCCTGATGATTATCTGTTCTTTGACCCTGCTCATCCCTTCTGAGAAGGCCAACGAGCAATTCGCGAAGCTGATGTGGAGTGGAAACTCTCCTCTCATTTGGCCTTACAATCTTAAGACACTATTTGAACTTcaaaaacaatgaaattttGAGTTTCAATAGCGatgtagctttttttttttaatatataaaaaataaaataaataaaaaataaataaaaaccaaatatatttccCTTCCTGAATTGCTGGCTAGCTAATATTTCAGTTTTTACTGAAACTGTTGGCAACTTTATATAAATGTGCCCATGTTTTCCTTAGTTTTGAATGTGTCGATAATGTCAtgatgtatataatattttgagCGAACTAGTCAattaatagatagaaatatgaAGAGGGAAGATAAGCAATACTCCTTGTACCTATCCAATTTatactgaaaaaagaaaatcaacagaGTGAATGCCACCCATCATAGCAATTCTAATGTGGAGTGGACAAGTTACGACATCAAAAGCACAATTTAATCtagaaaatacataaatacttTATAACACAAATTATATGTTAATGAATAAATTGATCCCAAACTTGTAATGTATGATTAAATTGGTCCTATCAAATTCTATGAGATATGTTAAATTGCTGGCTTTTTCTACTCTGTTGAAACTGGTGATGAACCTTTAGAAGTAAGTTTATTGTACGCATACATATGGGATTATAATATGAATTGGATGTACTCGTTAACTTGTATTGACTCTTATGATGTTGTAATGGCGATCATTATCACTTTCTTCTTGTTCTATGGTAGAATACTTTAGAATACACCAGAAAAGCTCAAAATTTGTCGAGTTgataaaagaatattataaGATAATTAATTTCCGAGTGAGAAAAAGTATTAGACTATGTAAATTATAGGTGTTCTTTGTTTCAAGGTTTTTgatgaatgattttaaaaaataatctcaaCCGTTGAGAtgattttatctaaaaaaataaataacaaaactctAGGAACTGAtcttttatatcaaattttaaaatataaattaatatgtttTCATTCCctgaaaagaatttattttatgtattttttttactttttttattttttatttttggctctcATTTGGTAGaatgttacggaattgggagaaaaacaaatagcaacggaaacaatgaaagcgaagaacaaacacacaatttacgtggaaacccttgacgggaaaagccacgggcagggagaagcaaatccaatatcgaaaaattggtacaaaggtgagcaAAATTGCGCGATACCCTAAAACCCCAATCACAGccgaaaaaccccaaaagcatcaaaaaaatatattgtacggtctcgggcctatcggcccgagacctccgcttccaccacagagccccaaatttttctccaaaattagtttcaccaaatgggtcgcaccgcgagcttttcgggtcgggtcaacaagaattcgggtcactaactctaacaatctccaccttgacacgaattccatataaggaatgaaaaacatacaaaactccaatcttcgataaaagttgccatcctcttccacaaaagcccctaaaggcaaagctcaacaacaaacaccaaccaagtccaagcaatgctcaaacttggctactggaagtgccttggtcatcatgtcagcaggattatcatgagtactcaccttgttgacaacaatatctccacgagcaataacatcacgtacaaaatgataccgaacatctatatgttttgtcctctcgtgaaacatctgatccttagtgagatagatagcactctgactatcacaattgatgaccatactctcctgctcagagcgcaactcacctatcaacgcccttaaccaaatagcttctttcactgcttcagctatagccatatattcagcttctgtagttgatagtgcaactgttgcttgcaaaacagacttccaactgatagaagtatctccaagagtaaatacataaccagtagtggacctccttctatcaaggtccccagcaaaatctgcatcaacatatccacttacaccctccttacttccaccaaactctaaacaagtgttagtagtgcctctcaagtaccttagaatccacttaacagcttgccagtgttgtttgccaggattagccatataccggctcacaacactaacagcatgtgcaatgtcaggacgggtacacaccatagcatacatcaaactaccaacagcactaaaataaggaacatgtgacatatactcaatatctctatccgactgtggtgacatatcagcagacaatctaaaatgagtagctaatggagtacttacaggtttagcgttcttcattccaaaacgctccagaactttctcaacaaaagatctttgagtcaagaaaagtttacctgcagatctatctctctcaatctccataccaagaatcttctttgctgctcccaaatctttcatctcaaactcaccactcaattctgctttcaatctgttgatatcggatttcttcttggccactatcagtatatcatcaacataaagcaacaaatagataaatgagccatcttccaacttcctaaaatacacacagctatcatattggcttctagaatagccatggctaaccataaacccatcaaaccgcttgtaccactgacgaggggattgcttcaaaccatacaaggaccttttcaacaaacacacatgatcatcttttccttcaacctcgaaaccttcgggttgttgcatataaattgtctcctcaagctcaccatgcaagaaagcggtcttcacatctagttgctccaactctaaatcatgcatagcaactagcgctaacaaagcacg includes the following:
- the LOC132800506 gene encoding E3 ubiquitin-protein ligase RSL1-like, encoding MEGERSASSGVVDEFYFSALFDENELFPISDEKYAEQLQIQEALVSSAISLKTSTTSGSAAPDRSKNAKCMETGQSSSSSSHGQDSSPPELCLICMDAKPGGEMLRITSCSHSFCNDCVAKYVATKIQDNILKVECPDLKCNGVLEPESCSSIVPKEVFERWENLLCESLILGAEKFYCPFKDCSAVLLDDGKEAVTMSECPNCHRLFCAQCKVSWHGGIECREFQKLGQDEREREDILVVELAKANEWRRCPCCKFYVEKRSGCMHITCR